In the Oncorhynchus nerka isolate Pitt River linkage group LG2, Oner_Uvic_2.0, whole genome shotgun sequence genome, one interval contains:
- the LOC115133197 gene encoding beta-galactoside alpha-2,6-sialyltransferase 2-like isoform X1, which yields MTPRSSTMTPTMKQWRQLVLVVMLAWLLIFLALLSHFLDPRDVDLRSPSSLTHTETRRLASIQGSPSGIRASPLEVTSSSSPANQDHSQQGKKEALELSQNGDLVVWKKVSDQEERVYQEREEKIRRERLRRRRRKGSMSRAEQRGRDGYYLSQSKVVVQQLRRGIASAGMLAPHLQKSMRDYLNLNRHHVAYRGRRRGRQSGREVLCELKEQARLRTLDGTEQPFSGLAWDRLVPPRPLEQLWGQGSKFKSCAVVTSAGAILNSSLGREIDSHEAVLRFNAAPTEGYENDVGNKTTIRIINSQILARPRHRFTTSSLYKGMTLVAWDPAPYSVDLPRWYRNPDYDLFTPYEERRRLHPTQPFYILHPKFIWQLWDVIQGNTQENIQPNPPSSGFIGIVLMMSLCEEVHVYEYIPSLRQTDLCHYHEHHYDPACTLGAYHPLLFEKLLVQRMNSASQHDLKTKGKVTLSGFSAINCGP from the exons ATGACTCCCAGGTCCTCCACCATGACCCCAACCATGAAGCAGTGGAGGCAGCTGGTTCTGGTGGTGATGCTGGCCTGGCTCCTCATCTTCCTGGCCCTGCTCTCCCACTTCCTGGACCCCCGGGATGTGGATCTCCGCTCGCCCTCCTCGCTCACCCACACCGAGACCCGCCGTCTGGCCTCCATCCAGGGTAGTCCATCGGGCATCAGGGCTTCTCCTCTTGAGGTGACATCCTCATCTTCACCCGCCAACCAGGATCACAGCCAACAGGGAAAAAAGGAGGCCCTGGAGCTGAGCCAGAATGGTGACTTGGTGGTCTGGAAAAAGGTGAGCGACCAGGAGGAGAGGGTGTATCAGGAAAGGGAAGAGAAGAtaaggagggagagactgagaaggaggaggaggaaagggagcaTGTCCAGGGCTGAGCAGCGGGGCAGAGACGGCTACTATTTATCCCAGTCCAAGGTAGTGGTCCAGCAGCTGCGAAGGGGCATTGCCTCAGCGGGAATGCTCGCTCCACACCTGCAGAAGTCCATGAGGGACTACCTGAATCTCAACAGGCATCACGTGGCCTACAGGGGGCGGCGCAGGGGTAGGCAGAGCGGGAGGGAGGTACTCTGTGAACTGAAGGAGCAGGCCAGGTTGAGGACACTGGATGGGACAGAGCAACCCTTCTCTGGGCTGGCCTGGGACAGGCTAGTGCCCCCACGACCTCTGGAGCAGCTTTGGGGCCAAGGGTCAAAGTTCAAGTCGTGTGCGGTGGTCACCTCGGCCGGGGCTATCCTCAACTCTTCCCTAGGGAGAGAAATTG ATTCCCATGAGGCTGTGCTTCGCTTCAACGCTGCTCCTACAGAGGGCTATGAGAATGATGTGGGCAACAAGACCACCATCCGCATCATCAACTCTCAG ATACTTGCCCGGCCCAGGCATCGCTTCACCACCAGCTCTTTGTATAAGGGTATGACACTGGTGGCCTGGGATCCTGCACCGTACTCCGTGGACCTGCCCAGG tGGTACAGGAACCCAGACTATGACCTGTTCACCCCGTATGAAGAGCGCCGGCGGCTCCACCCCACACAACCGTTCTACATCCTCCACCCCAAGTTCATCTGGCAGCTGTGGGACGTGATCCAGGGGAACACCCAGGAGAACATCCAGCCTAACCCCCCGTCCTCTGGGTTCATAG GCATTGTCCTGATGATGTCGCTGTGCGAGGAGGTCCATGTCTATGAGTACATCCCTTCTCTGCGTCAGACAGACCTGTGCCACTACCACGAGCACCACTACGACCCAGCCTGCACCCTTGGGGCGTACCACCCCCTGCTCTTTGAGAAGCTACTGGTCCAGAGGATGAACAGCGCCTCCCAGCACGACCTCAAAACCAAGGGCAAGGTCACGCTGTCGGGGTTCAGCGCGATCAACTGTGGGCCATGA
- the LOC115133197 gene encoding beta-galactoside alpha-2,6-sialyltransferase 2-like isoform X2, with product MTPRSSTMTPTMKQWRQLVLVVMLAWLLIFLALLSHFLDPRDVDLRSPSSLTHTETRRLASIQGSPSGIRASPLEVTSSSSPANQDHSQQGKKEALELSQNGDLVVWKKVSDQEERVYQEREEKIRRERLRRRRRKGSMSRAEQRGRDGYYLSQSKVVVQQLRRGIASAGMLAPHLQKSMRDYLNLNRHHVAYRGRRRGRQSGREVLCELKEQARLRTLDGTEQPFSGLAWDRLVPPRPLEQLWGQGSKFKSCAVVTSAGAILNSSLGREIDSHEAVLRFNAAPTEGYENDVGNKTTIRIINSQILARPRHRFTTSSLYKGMTLVAWDPAPYSVDLPRWYRNPDYDLFTPYEERRRLHPTQPFYILHPKFIWQLWDVIQGNTQENIQPNPPSSGFIDPVAIPGIPAGGLEGAVSS from the exons ATGACTCCCAGGTCCTCCACCATGACCCCAACCATGAAGCAGTGGAGGCAGCTGGTTCTGGTGGTGATGCTGGCCTGGCTCCTCATCTTCCTGGCCCTGCTCTCCCACTTCCTGGACCCCCGGGATGTGGATCTCCGCTCGCCCTCCTCGCTCACCCACACCGAGACCCGCCGTCTGGCCTCCATCCAGGGTAGTCCATCGGGCATCAGGGCTTCTCCTCTTGAGGTGACATCCTCATCTTCACCCGCCAACCAGGATCACAGCCAACAGGGAAAAAAGGAGGCCCTGGAGCTGAGCCAGAATGGTGACTTGGTGGTCTGGAAAAAGGTGAGCGACCAGGAGGAGAGGGTGTATCAGGAAAGGGAAGAGAAGAtaaggagggagagactgagaaggaggaggaggaaagggagcaTGTCCAGGGCTGAGCAGCGGGGCAGAGACGGCTACTATTTATCCCAGTCCAAGGTAGTGGTCCAGCAGCTGCGAAGGGGCATTGCCTCAGCGGGAATGCTCGCTCCACACCTGCAGAAGTCCATGAGGGACTACCTGAATCTCAACAGGCATCACGTGGCCTACAGGGGGCGGCGCAGGGGTAGGCAGAGCGGGAGGGAGGTACTCTGTGAACTGAAGGAGCAGGCCAGGTTGAGGACACTGGATGGGACAGAGCAACCCTTCTCTGGGCTGGCCTGGGACAGGCTAGTGCCCCCACGACCTCTGGAGCAGCTTTGGGGCCAAGGGTCAAAGTTCAAGTCGTGTGCGGTGGTCACCTCGGCCGGGGCTATCCTCAACTCTTCCCTAGGGAGAGAAATTG ATTCCCATGAGGCTGTGCTTCGCTTCAACGCTGCTCCTACAGAGGGCTATGAGAATGATGTGGGCAACAAGACCACCATCCGCATCATCAACTCTCAG ATACTTGCCCGGCCCAGGCATCGCTTCACCACCAGCTCTTTGTATAAGGGTATGACACTGGTGGCCTGGGATCCTGCACCGTACTCCGTGGACCTGCCCAGG tGGTACAGGAACCCAGACTATGACCTGTTCACCCCGTATGAAGAGCGCCGGCGGCTCCACCCCACACAACCGTTCTACATCCTCCACCCCAAGTTCATCTGGCAGCTGTGGGACGTGATCCAGGGGAACACCCAGGAGAACATCCAGCCTAACCCCCCGTCCTCTGGGTTCATAG ACCCCGTGGCAATTCCTGGAATCCCAGCAGGAGGGCTTGAGGGGGCTGTGTCGTCCTGA